One Glycine soja cultivar W05 chromosome 2, ASM419377v2, whole genome shotgun sequence genomic region harbors:
- the LOC114369522 gene encoding uncharacterized protein LOC114369522, with product MALLGAEFAMKDLGPLSFFVGIVVSRDANGMFLSQKQYATENIERAGMANCSSCPTPVDTKPKLNASKDSPYEDPTKYCSLAGALQYLTFTRPDISYAVQQICLHMHDPRNEHMSALKHILRYLQGTLSYGLHLYKSSFNKLISYTDADWGGCPDTRRSTSGYCVFLGDNLISWSSKRQPTLSCSSAEAEYR from the coding sequence ATGGCTCTCTTGGGTGCCGAGTTTGCTATGAAGGATCTAGGTCCTCTAAGCTTCTTTGTGGGGATTGTTGTGTCCCGCGATGCTAATGGCATGTTCTTATCTCAAAAACAGTACGCCACAGAGAACATTGAGAGAGCTGGTATGGCTAATTGCAGCTCTTGTCCCACTCCTGTTGATaccaaaccaaaacttaatGCATCGAAGGATTCACCTTATGAGGATCCTACGAAGTACTGCAGTCTGGCTGGTGCCTTACAATATCTTACCTTTACTAGACCTGACATTTCTTATGCAGTTCAACAAATCTGCCTTCACATGCATGATCCTAGAAACGAGCATATGAGTGCTCTTAAGCATATTTTGCGCTATTTGCAGGGTACTTTGTCTTATGGTCTACACTTGTATAAATCCTCTTTCAACAAGCTCATTTCTTATACTGATGCTGACTGGGGAGGATGCCCAGATACTAGACGTTCTACTTCCGGCTATTGTGTTTTTCTAGGTGACAACTTGATATCATGGTCGTCCAAAAGACAACCAACTTTGTCATGTTCCAGTGCTGAGGCTGAATATCGATGA
- the LOC114379882 gene encoding protein ALTERED XYLOGLUCAN 4-like encodes MGSTIPFKDNLVSFTKRIVPSTFYALLPIALLCTYFHLLSLTPHSTTTTYHPSLSFPPAPPSSSSSLSTEKDKTYQNPCDYSNGDWVRDRRSPLYNVTTCGTIKESEKCISNGRPDSGYLYWRWKPNECNLPRFEPLTFLQLVQNKHIAFVGDSLARNQLESLLCMLSTISTPNLVYQSANDNKFRRWHFPSHNANFSLYWSPFLVQGVERSNEGPYYNTMYLDHVNERWARDLDWFDMVVVSFGHWFLLPSVYYENGSVIGSLNCQDLNHTQMDFYVPLRKVLRTTLSSIIERKKGKGNNGVDVIVKTFSPAHFEGDWNKAGTCSKTEPYKKEEKELEGMDAEIRKIEIEEVENAKAKASEFRGFRLEVLDVTKLALLRPDGHPGPYMNPFPFAKGVPERVQNDCVHWCLPGPIDTWNEIFLEMIKKWEEQQRER; translated from the exons ATGGGAAGCACAATCCCTTTCAAAGACAACTTGGTTTCCTTCACAAAGAGAATTGTTCCCTCCACTTTCTACGCTCTGCTTCCCATTGCTCTGCTTTGTACATACTTCCACCTTCTCTCCCTCACTCCACATTCCACAACCACCACCTACCacccttctctttcttttcctcctgctccaccttcatcatcttcttctttatCCACAG AAAAGGACAAAACTTACCAAAACCCATGTGACTACTCTAATGGTGATTGGGTACGTGACAGAAGAAGCCCTTTATACAATGTAACTACTTGTGGTACAATCAAAGAGAGTGAGAAATGCATATCCAATGGAAGGCCTGATTCAGGCTATCTATATTGGAGATGGAAACCCAATGAGTGCAATCTTCCAAGGTTTGAACCTCTCACTTTTCTCCAACTCGTTCAGAACAAACACATTGCATTTGTTGGTGACTCTTTGGCTAGGAACCAATTAGAGTCTCTTCTTTGCATGTTATCCACTATTTCAACTCCAAACCTTGTCTATCAAAGTGCCAATGACAACAAATTTCGTCGTTGGCACTTCCCTTCTCACAATGCGAACTTCTCCTTGTATTGGTCACCTTTTCTTGTGCAAGGTGTTGAAAGGTCAAATGAAGGGCCATACTACAACACTATGTATTTGGATCATGTTAATGAGAGGTGGGCAAGGGATTTGGATTGGTTTGACATGGTTGTGGTGTCATTTGGGCATTGGTTTTTGCTTCCTTCGGTTTACTATGAAAATGGTTCGGTTATAGGTAGCCTAAATTGTCAAGATCTTAATCACACTCAGATGGATTTTTATGTTCCATTAAGGAAGGTTTTGAGGACCACTCTTAGTAGtataattgagagaaaaaagggTAAGGGAAATAATGGAGTTGATGTAATTGTGAAGACATTTTCACCTGCTCATTTTGAAGGTGATTGGAACAAAGCTGGTACTTGTTCAAAGACTGAGCCTTATAAGAAGGAGGAAAAGGAACTTGAAGGAATGGATGCTGAGATAAGAAAGATTGAGATAGAAGAAGTGGAGAATGCAAAGGCAAAAGCTAGTGAATTTAGAGGGTTTAGATTGGAGGTACTTGATGTAACAAAATTAGCATTGCTGAGACCAGATGGTCATCCTGGTCCTTATATGAATCCTTTCCCATTTGCTAAGGGAGTTCCAGAACGTGTGCAGAATGATTGTGTTCATTGGTGCTTGCCAGGGCCTATAGACACTTGGAATGAGATTTTTCTAGAGATGATTAAAAAATGGGAGGAACAACAAAGAGAAAGGTGA